The genomic stretch AAGACGCATCTCCTCTTTCAGCTTACTGTCAATCATGGCAGGCACTTTTATATGTCTTTCGGAATTTTGGAAATATTTCTTTTCAAACGTATAGTACCCATCCATATCAACAATTTCACCTAACTCAGACGAGACAACAGGAGACTCATCACCAAGAACGGCTACTTCCACTTCTCGTCCCTGTATGGCGGTTTCTATAATGATTTTACGATCAAAACGCCCGGCTGCTTCAATCGCTTCGTGAAATCCATTTTCTTCAAAAACCTTTGAAACCCCGAAAGAAGACCCCTGGCGGGCAGGCTTTACGAAAAGCGTGCTGCCCAGACGTGATATAATTGATCTATAATCAACCGGTTCATTGATGTCTATAACAATTCCATCGACTACAGGTAGTCCTGCCGACGATAACAATCGTTTGCAGATATCCTTATCTCTTCCAACTGCCACACCGACCCAGTCAGAGCCAACGTATGGTGTCCCTAAACTATCTAGAAATCCCTGGATAGGATCATCCGTCAATGGAAAAAATAGATCAATAGGTTCAAGGGCCGCTACCGTAAAAATGTCGGCGCTATTCTTCGATATAAGCTTCATTACCGGGATCAGTTTATCACTCTTTTCCTCAACTAAAACATCAAAGGTTTTTTTGTTAAGTTCATCGTTTTCAATATCGACCTGATACCATATACCCGACTTGGCTATATAAATAATCTTTGTGAGATGACCCAACGATGATAAACCATTGACAACATCCTTGACAGCCAACAAATCGACACCATGCTCAGCACCGGTTCCTCCGCATAATATACCTATTTTTAAAGGTAAAGGCATAACTTCATTTCCTCACTATGCGGCTACGCCGCATTTCAATGCTCAATGATATAAGGTGACTATAATACAAAAAAATATTATATACAAAAGTATAATCTCACAAAATCAACAAGGGAGGAGAGAGAGATGAAATATCTTAAAGCTTTTATCGCAGGACTTGCGCTGCCAGCAACAGCATTACCTTTAATGCTTATAATTACCGCATTAGCAGGAAAAGGTTATATCGTGTCAATATTCGCGATACATATGCTTCCACTAGTATGGGGATTATGGAACGTCCTTCACGCCGTAGGACATAAGAAAAAATGCCCAGTATGTGGCAACCCCACAGTAATGGGAGCAATCCTCGGACTAATAGTAGCACTATATGCCGTCTTCGTAGTAAGGATAACATTCGTTCTCGGAATAAACCCGCTGTTCACATATTGCCCCGTCATAATGGCTCCTATAACATACGCACTACTATGGCACTACGTAGTAAAACCACTCAACAAAACCTTCGGCGTATATAAATAATAGTCAAGGTCAAGGGCTCCGCGCCCTTGACAATCCCCGGCAAAGGGAAATTTTCCCTTTGCAAACCCACGACAAAGAAAAGGGCTGCCCTTTGCTTTGCCTCTGCCGTCAAGCGATGGCGATGAGAGGGTTATATTCGTGATGTGGATAGATCCAATGTGTTATTCGACCCACAAATCTATCAAAGAAACTGCAGGATTGTTAGACAATAAAGCCTTAAAAAGCGAAAATGTTTTTTAAACAAACCATGATCTAATATCCAAATGAATTTAAGTTATCAAAAAGAACTAAACCAGCTAGCAGAATTACTAAATTTTGGGGCTGATTGCTTTGCTAAGCAAAAAATCGAACCTAGCCGAATAAGAAGAAGAAAACAATTTTTTTTAGCAATGACGGTTGCAGCTTTTAGTAATATAGAAGCCATTTATAGTCTTTGTAAAGAAAAACGATCTCACCCCTGTTTGATTCTATTACGAACACTATATGAAAATTATATAAACGCAAAATTTTTATTTTGTTCTCCGAACTTAAAACATTATTATATACTCGTTTTGGACGACTTGCTTGATAGAAAAAAACAATTCTATGATGCTGTTGATTTTCTAAAAACAAATCCTAGCTATTCTTCAAGCTGCACTGAAATAAAAGACTTAGAGCAGGCATTAAAAGAAACAGAAAAGCGGATAAAAAAGACTGAAATTAAAATTAATAAGTATTCAGGAAAATCAACCCTTGATATACGAGGGCGAGCTCAATACATTGACGATTACAACAAACGTAATGGTATTAAATCTAAATCAGTAAAATGGATATATGTCTGGATTTATAGGCAATTGAGCTCTTCGGTTCACCTAAAAGAATCTGCTCTTCAAGATTTTTTTGAACGAAAACTAGATGGAAGTCTCGTTGTTTACTTAAGTGGAAATCCAGCCGACATAAAAAGAATACTAGAAGAGGCCTATAATTTATTGCGTGGAATCATAAGCATGTTTTTAACCGTTTTTGAGAAGAACCATAAGAACCCTTTGAAAGCAGAATTCAAGAAAATTTATGGATAAAGAAGTTTGGTTTCAGGCTTGAGTCTAATCCTGACACCATACAAATGATCCTATCTCTCATCATCATCGCGTAGCGATGGTGATGACAGCAAAGGCAAAGCAAAAGCCGAGGAAGCTTGCTTCCTCGGCTTTTGCTTTGTCGCGGGGATACAAGGGGACAGGTCCACTTGTCGAGGATTGTTAAGGACGCGTAGTCCTTAACACTATGTTTTGCCATGAGGATTGTGATATTTCAGCGCCGAGGGTTTGTACTACGGCGTTACCTGTTATGGCGCCGTATTGTGCGCATGTTTTCATGTTTTGGTCTTTTAGGAGTCCGTAGAGGAATCCGCTGGCGAAGAGGTCTCCGGCGCCTGTTGTATCTAGTGGGTGTTTTATTGGGATGGCAGGATAGTGGCTTGTTGTGTTGTTGTGAGAGACGTAGCAGCCCTTTTTTCCTACTAGTGTTATAGCGGTGTCGCACATCATTCCGAGGTGTTGGCATGCTTCTTTTGGGGGGAGCCCTGTTATTGTTTTCATCTCGTCTTCGTTTCCGAAGATTATGTCTATGTAGTTTTCTAAGAGGGACATGATACGTTCTTTGTAGCGTTTTATTATCTCGAAGCTTGAGAAGTCGAAAGATACGAGGGCTCCGGCGTCTTTTGCTAGCTCCATAGCGCGTTCTGTGAGGTTGTGATGGTCGAGGGTATATCCTTCGATATGGACGAGTTTCACGCCGTGGAACATCTCTGCGGTAAGGTCTGCGCCTCTCGTCTCCGCCGAAGCCCCCAGATATGTACGCATGGTGCGTTGTCCGTCGGGTGTTACTAGGCACAAGACTATTGCCGAAGGGGTGTCTGTGTTGAAGAGTACTGGTGTTATTTCCAGGTCTTCGAGGCCTTTCTTATAGGAGGCTCCTTGTTTGTCGTTGCCGACTTTTCCTGCCATAGCACAATGGATGCCTAGGTGTGATATCCCTTTTATTGCGTTGGCGGCGCTGCCGCCGGGGACTTCGATGGCCTCGCCACTGCAGCTGGTGATGATGGACACGATGTCGTCGTGTCCGACGAGTTCCATCCCGCCTTTCTCTCCTGGTACTGTTTCGAGGAAGTCTTCTGAGACCTGCACGACGAGGTCTAAGATACAGCCGCCGAGGCCTAAAACTTCATATTTGTTGCTCATAAAACGTTCCTTTTTTTGTATGTTAACATAGCTTTCACATGCATCCTGTTGGCGTAGACATATTCCGCGCCGGAAAAGAGGGCATAAGCCGCTACGACAGCAACGACGTACATGGCGACGTCCTGCAGCGTCTCGGTAGAAAGATACCCAAGAGAGTGCGGTATCATCATCAGCAAGATAAAGAATACCGCTATTGACTGCAGAAGGGCCTTTATTTTGCCGCTGACCCTCGCCGCCAGGGCTATGCCACGCAGAGCACATACCGTCCGCAATGTGCTGATGACGGCGTCGCGGTATATGAAGACGAAGACCAGCAAGATGGGAAGGTCTACGACGCCGCGGGTGAAGGCCAAGAAGACGGCTATCCTCGAGATGCTGTCGGCCATAGGGTCTAGGATCTTGCCAAGGTCGGACACCTGATTGTATCTTCTGGCACAAAAGCCGTCGGCGAAGTCCGAAAGCTCCGATATTGCGAAAAGCGTCAGCAGTATATAGGGCAGCCATACGGCAGAGATCCCCAGCCACTGGTGCGCAAGATATATCACCATAAATAGAGGGCTTATAAAGATACGCAAAAAGGTGAGATACGTCGCTATGCCCATAGAAGCTCCAAGAGTTTTCACACAAGATAACGCCTACAGCCGAAAAAGACAACGATAATAGACAAAACTCCTTGATTTCATATAAATAAAACTTTTACAAAAGTGTTATATAGACATAGGAATAACTTATGGACGATAGAATTGGCAACATCATACACTCGATAGGAGCGCGAGGCTTGCAGCAAGACGCAAAAGCAGAAGACCTCTCCTCGGTAGACGCCACTATACGAGACCTCGAAAAAGAGGTGTTTTCCGGCGAGACAACAGAAGCGCCTTCGGACGACCTTATGCAAAAGGTGTCCAACATAGAACCAGGTCCCCAAGATAGCAAGGCCACCCAAGCTCTTAAGAGGGTTAAAGACATCCTACATTGTAGCAAAGTATTGGCCATGGGTGATGATAAAGCACAGCAAGAGCTGGAAAATATCGGCGACCTTACTTTGCGCATAAAAACATCGGCTCATCTTAACATGCCTTTAAAGGACGAGCTTTTTGATAAGAAAGAAATACAGCATGTTGACGAAGAGGGGAATACGTTGCTGCACATTCTCGTAAAAAACGGCGACATAAAAACAATACGATGGGCTATACGTCTCGGCATAGACGTTAACAAGCCTAACAAAGCCGGCGAAACACCGCTCGATATTGCCGCTGTAAACAAAAACGTCGAGATGGCTAAAGATCTTATTGATAATAGAGCCAAAGAGGCCTCTTTGCCAACGATATTGTTTTTACGAGATGTTTTGCCGGCAAAAGATTTTGATAAAGCGGTCAGCAAACAATGGGATTTTCACCAAGGAAAGATCATTACTCGTTTGATTGAATATCTTCAGCTGCGCAATCCTGAATTGTGGGGCAAAAAAGGGCGTAAAAAAAAATATTTAGAAATGGGTGTATGTCACGGCCTTACAACGCTATACTGCTATTACCAGTTTCTAGGCAAAGAAAATGTCTTTTTTGAGCGGCTTAACAAAACTTTTTCTGTAGATTTTGACAAGATGGGGTATTTAAAGGACACATGTTATTCCGATTTAACAGAAGACCAAAAAGAGTTGGAGCATCTATGTAACGATGTTCTTTATCTTCATAAACCTTTACAAAGTGGTGGACAGTCATATCCCGCAAGGGATCTTTCCTTCCTTTCGGATACAACGGAAATAAAACCTATTTCTTCTCGATTTTATTTTGCAGCGACATTTTCGCGTGATGTCAAGACCAGTAAATATGAAGGCCTCATAACGGTATTAAGCAGAATTTTATTCGCCGATACCGACAAGCCAAAATTCCTATTTCTTAGCACGGGAGACCATAAGATAGGAATCTTTTGCAAAGAAAATAAATGCTTTTTCTACGACCCTAATAATAAGCATATTCCGCCTTCTTTTGATATATCAACTCCATCATATAAAGGGATTAGACAACTCGTCGCAATGTTAATTGCAGTTACCTTTGCAGGGCAAGATACCGTGACATTAGGGATAGATGTCATTGCTCAAGAAGATTTGCCCAAAACAGACATGATAAGTTTGCATGAACTATACCAAACAAACGGTTTGCATCTTGCAGCAGGAGATCGTGGATTTACCCCTCTTTGGGTAGCAGCCCAGAATGGTCATGTAAAAGCTGTAGAAATTTTAGCGGATGCTTTAATTAAAAAGAGTGCCTCTGTTGATGCGCCCAATAACAAAGGCTTCACCCCTCTTTGGATAGCAGCACAGAATGGTCATTTAGAAGTTGTGGAAGCGTTAATTGGCAAGGATGCCAAGGTTGATGAGCCTGGTAAAGACGGCGTCACCCCTCTTTGGGTAGCAGCCCAGAATGGTCATTTAGAAGTTGTGGAAGCGTTAATTGGCAAGGATGCCAAGGTTGATGAGCCTGATAAAGACGGCGTCACCCCTCTTTGGGTAGCAGCCCAGAATGGTCGCGCAGA from Waddliaceae bacterium encodes the following:
- the pgsA gene encoding CDP-diacylglycerol--glycerol-3-phosphate 3-phosphatidyltransferase; translated protein: MGIATYLTFLRIFISPLFMVIYLAHQWLGISAVWLPYILLTLFAISELSDFADGFCARRYNQVSDLGKILDPMADSISRIAVFLAFTRGVVDLPILLVFVFIYRDAVISTLRTVCALRGIALAARVSGKIKALLQSIAVFFILLMMIPHSLGYLSTETLQDVAMYVVAVVAAYALFSGAEYVYANRMHVKAMLTYKKRNVL
- a CDS encoding adenosine kinase; this translates as MSNKYEVLGLGGCILDLVVQVSEDFLETVPGEKGGMELVGHDDIVSIITSCSGEAIEVPGGSAANAIKGISHLGIHCAMAGKVGNDKQGASYKKGLEDLEITPVLFNTDTPSAIVLCLVTPDGQRTMRTYLGASAETRGADLTAEMFHGVKLVHIEGYTLDHHNLTERAMELAKDAGALVSFDFSSFEIIKRYKERIMSLLENYIDIIFGNEDEMKTITGLPPKEACQHLGMMCDTAITLVGKKGCYVSHNNTTSHYPAIPIKHPLDTTGAGDLFASGFLYGLLKDQNMKTCAQYGAITGNAVVQTLGAEISQSSWQNIVLRTTRP
- a CDS encoding D-alanine--D-alanine ligase, whose translation is MPLPLKIGILCGGTGAEHGVDLLAVKDVVNGLSSLGHLTKIIYIAKSGIWYQVDIENDELNKKTFDVLVEEKSDKLIPVMKLISKNSADIFTVAALEPIDLFFPLTDDPIQGFLDSLGTPYVGSDWVGVAVGRDKDICKRLLSSAGLPVVDGIVIDINEPVDYRSIISRLGSTLFVKPARQGSSFGVSKVFEENGFHEAIEAAGRFDRKIIIETAIQGREVEVAVLGDESPVVSSELGEIVDMDGYYTFEKKYFQNSERHIKVPAMIDSKLKEEMRLAGLKAFQVLGCSGMARIDFILEPGNRYYVLEVNTSPGLGIKSMYPKIWDASGLQYKELLNCLVESALAKKTGSINVEHQLSMSNI